A window of the Natrinema salifodinae genome harbors these coding sequences:
- a CDS encoding response regulator, translated as MSKQPTDPVGVLLVEDDPTDARRIREAFEGLDTETSIRAVTDGTEALGLLTDHDGESSLPDFLLLDLDPSESDGRELLEALTDEPVLTRLPVLVLACSTTFGTVRERYELAVNAYLRKPTDPEGYDDLADAVAEFWFERAALPPTPA; from the coding sequence ATGAGCAAGCAGCCCACAGACCCGGTCGGCGTTCTCCTTGTCGAGGACGATCCGACGGACGCTCGCCGCATTCGCGAGGCGTTCGAGGGATTGGACACGGAGACGTCGATCCGCGCAGTCACCGACGGTACCGAAGCGCTCGGCCTCCTGACCGACCACGACGGCGAGTCGTCGCTCCCGGATTTCCTCTTGCTGGATCTCGATCCGTCCGAGTCGGACGGTCGAGAACTCCTCGAAGCCCTCACGGACGAGCCGGTTCTCACCCGGCTTCCCGTCCTCGTCTTGGCCTGCTCGACGACCTTCGGGACGGTCCGCGAGCGCTACGAACTCGCAGTCAATGCCTATCTCAGGAAGCCCACCGATCCCGAGGGGTACGACGATCTGGCTGACGCGGTCGCGGAGTTCTGGTTCGAACGGGCCGCGCTGCCGCCGACGCCCGCGTAG
- a CDS encoding sodium-dependent transporter, with translation MAQRETWATRTGFILAAVGSAVGLGNIWRFPFVAGEGGGAAFLVMYLLFVGLIGFPAILVEFVVGRRTERNPVGALMQLGGNTWKYIGGVFIVTGFVILSYYSVVAGWFIRYFLEGLRSSYASQLAGFESAAAEAGAPVAAVMFGELSTGIDAFVFHTLFMAVTIGVVALGIRRGIELATKLMVPAIVLLLVGMAVWAFTLSGSSAGYEYYLSPEFGVILDNWTSLLPAAAGQAFFTLSLGMGVMITYASYLGEDRNLTKDALTIIGFDTGIAFLTGLVVFPIFFAAGITEPGEGGPGAIFVSMTEAFATLSGGRILGILFFGTVAIAALSSAISLLEVVTAYLIDEKGVERWKASLGMGGVIYLLGVPVTFDLIFLDLLDLFADGILLVFGALVLMILVGWIAPQFAVEELSKGIGDLGSLGQAWIWAVRVPIIIVLLVSLSLGVMDYVEFLTTDFSGWLTENL, from the coding sequence ATGGCACAACGTGAGACGTGGGCAACGAGAACAGGGTTCATCCTCGCTGCGGTCGGGAGCGCAGTGGGGCTCGGAAACATCTGGCGGTTCCCGTTCGTCGCGGGCGAAGGCGGGGGCGCGGCGTTCCTCGTCATGTACCTGCTGTTCGTCGGGCTCATCGGGTTCCCGGCGATTCTCGTCGAGTTCGTCGTCGGCCGCCGGACGGAGCGCAATCCGGTCGGCGCGCTGATGCAACTGGGCGGCAACACCTGGAAGTACATCGGCGGGGTGTTCATCGTCACCGGCTTCGTGATCCTGTCGTACTACAGCGTGGTCGCCGGCTGGTTCATTCGCTACTTCCTGGAAGGCCTCCGCAGCAGCTACGCGAGCCAGCTCGCGGGCTTCGAGAGCGCCGCCGCCGAGGCCGGCGCCCCGGTCGCGGCCGTCATGTTCGGTGAGCTGTCGACCGGCATCGACGCGTTCGTCTTCCACACACTGTTCATGGCGGTGACGATCGGCGTCGTCGCGCTCGGTATCCGTCGCGGCATCGAGCTCGCGACGAAGCTGATGGTGCCGGCGATCGTCCTTCTGCTCGTCGGAATGGCCGTCTGGGCGTTCACCCTTTCCGGGTCGAGCGCAGGCTACGAGTACTACCTGTCGCCGGAGTTCGGCGTCATCCTCGACAACTGGACGAGCCTGCTCCCGGCCGCGGCCGGCCAGGCGTTCTTCACGCTCTCGCTCGGGATGGGCGTGATGATCACCTACGCGTCCTACCTCGGCGAGGACCGGAACCTGACCAAGGACGCGCTCACGATCATCGGGTTCGACACCGGCATTGCGTTCCTGACCGGCCTGGTCGTGTTCCCGATCTTCTTCGCGGCGGGGATCACTGAGCCCGGCGAGGGCGGTCCCGGTGCGATCTTCGTGTCGATGACCGAGGCGTTCGCGACCCTCTCCGGCGGTCGCATCCTCGGGATCCTGTTCTTCGGCACCGTCGCGATCGCGGCGCTGTCGAGCGCGATCTCGCTGCTCGAAGTCGTAACGGCGTATCTGATCGACGAGAAGGGCGTCGAGCGGTGGAAGGCGTCTCTGGGGATGGGTGGCGTCATCTACCTGCTCGGCGTGCCCGTCACGTTCGACCTGATCTTCCTCGACCTGCTCGACCTGTTCGCGGACGGTATCCTGCTCGTGTTCGGCGCGCTCGTGTTGATGATCCTGGTCGGCTGGATCGCACCGCAGTTCGCCGTCGAGGAGCTCTCGAAGGGGATCGGGGACCTCGGTTCGCTCGGCCAGGCGTGGATCTGGGCGGTCCGCGTCCCGATCATCATCGTGCTGCTCGTCTCCCTGTCGCTGGGCGTCATGGACTACGTCGAGTTCCTCACCACGGACTTCTCGGGCTGGTTAACCGAGAACCTGTAA
- a CDS encoding SDR family oxidoreductase, producing the protein MAVATDFDVDFEGTVAVITGASGALGSAAVDRFLAAGATVCAVDVIAPDDEDSQLERDPDDESALAFYEADLTDEDDVADLVSTVVADHGRLDHLLNIAGTWRGGDHVEDTDLEEFGLLVDVNLKTAFLASKHALSHLQESEGAIVSVSARSSLEGGEGDGPYRITKAGIRILTETLAEENRGTVRANCVMPSVIDTPMNREMMPDADHDSWVDPSEIADVMAFLCSDGAAVTSGAAVPVYGEA; encoded by the coding sequence ATGGCAGTCGCGACCGATTTCGACGTCGACTTCGAGGGAACCGTTGCGGTGATCACCGGTGCGAGCGGCGCGCTCGGCAGCGCCGCCGTCGATCGCTTCCTCGCGGCGGGGGCAACGGTCTGTGCCGTCGACGTGATTGCGCCGGACGACGAGGACAGCCAACTCGAGCGCGATCCTGACGACGAATCCGCCCTCGCGTTCTACGAGGCCGACCTGACCGACGAGGACGACGTCGCCGACCTGGTGTCGACCGTCGTCGCCGACCACGGGCGGCTCGACCACCTGTTGAACATCGCCGGGACCTGGCGGGGCGGCGACCACGTTGAGGACACCGACCTCGAGGAGTTCGGGCTCCTCGTAGACGTCAACCTGAAGACCGCCTTCCTCGCGTCCAAACACGCCCTGTCGCACCTACAGGAATCGGAGGGGGCGATCGTCAGCGTCAGCGCGCGCTCGTCGCTCGAGGGCGGCGAGGGCGACGGTCCCTATCGGATCACCAAGGCCGGCATCCGAATCCTCACTGAGACGCTCGCGGAGGAGAACCGCGGGACCGTCCGAGCCAACTGCGTCATGCCCAGCGTGATCGACACGCCGATGAATCGAGAGATGATGCCCGACGCGGACCACGACTCGTGGGTCGATCCGAGCGAGATCGCGGACGTGATGGCCTTCCTCTGTAGCGACGGCGCGGCGGTGACCAGCGGCGCCGCCGTGCCGGTGTACGGCGAGGCCTGA